The following coding sequences are from one Mycolicibacterium aichiense window:
- a CDS encoding bifunctional 3-(3-hydroxy-phenyl)propionate/3-hydroxycinnamic acid hydroxylase: MEFDVVVVGAGPVGLTLANILGLQGVRTLVVDERDALIDYPRGVGLDDEALRTFQAIGLADAVLPHTVPNQILRFYDGKRRLLAEMAPPDARFGWPKRNGFVQPLVDAELYKGLGRFGNVEVAWGHPMTSITETADGVVVELSPADSHPRTVSARYVVGCDGGRSATRRLMGVSFDGTTSSTRWLVVDIANDPLGHPNSEVGADPVRPYVSIAIAHGIRRFEFLIHGHETDEQAEDPAFVAQMLSRLVPYPDKCDIIRRRLYTHHSRIASSFRKGRILIAGDAAHLMPVWQGQGYNSGIRDAANLGWKLAAVVKGQARDALLDSYDVERRKHARAMIDLSTTVGKVISPTNSRVAAARDAVIRAASLVPTLKRYVLEMRFKPMPRYEQGAVVHAEPRSPSSAVGTLFIQPRVDTRDNQNVLLDDVIGPWFAFVCWSNNPRQLLGEKDFAAWKSLGAVFVALRPITQLHWTGHDDPDVIVVGDRTGALKAWFDAHEESVMFLRPDRCIAGACIAQRTPELSTALLDTLTLTPGGGTDATGALLYVTQPAAEPSRPVGGTT; the protein is encoded by the coding sequence ATGGAGTTCGACGTCGTCGTGGTGGGTGCCGGGCCGGTTGGGTTGACCCTTGCCAATATCCTTGGCCTGCAGGGGGTTCGCACATTGGTGGTCGATGAGCGAGATGCGCTCATCGACTATCCGCGCGGGGTGGGCCTCGACGACGAAGCCCTGCGGACCTTTCAGGCGATCGGCCTGGCGGACGCCGTACTGCCGCACACCGTGCCCAACCAGATCTTGCGGTTCTACGACGGCAAGCGGAGATTGCTCGCCGAGATGGCACCGCCCGACGCGCGGTTCGGCTGGCCCAAGCGCAACGGTTTCGTCCAGCCGCTGGTCGATGCCGAGCTCTACAAAGGCCTCGGCCGGTTCGGCAACGTCGAGGTGGCATGGGGTCATCCGATGACCTCGATCACCGAGACCGCCGACGGAGTCGTCGTCGAGCTGTCGCCCGCCGATTCCCACCCCCGAACGGTCAGCGCCCGCTACGTCGTCGGCTGCGATGGCGGCCGTAGCGCCACCCGCCGTCTGATGGGGGTGTCCTTCGACGGCACGACGTCGTCGACCCGCTGGCTGGTGGTCGACATCGCCAACGATCCACTCGGACATCCCAACAGCGAGGTCGGCGCCGACCCGGTCCGGCCCTACGTCTCGATCGCCATCGCCCACGGCATCCGGCGCTTCGAGTTCCTCATCCACGGCCACGAGACCGACGAACAGGCCGAGGACCCCGCGTTCGTCGCGCAGATGCTGTCCCGGCTGGTGCCCTACCCGGACAAGTGCGACATCATCCGCCGCCGCCTGTACACCCACCACTCCCGAATCGCGAGCTCATTCCGCAAGGGACGCATCCTGATTGCCGGGGACGCCGCCCACCTCATGCCGGTGTGGCAGGGCCAGGGCTACAACAGCGGCATCCGCGATGCCGCCAACCTCGGCTGGAAGCTGGCAGCCGTGGTCAAGGGACAGGCCCGCGATGCGCTACTGGACAGCTACGACGTCGAGCGCCGTAAGCACGCTCGCGCGATGATCGACCTCTCGACCACAGTGGGCAAGGTCATCTCGCCGACCAACTCGCGCGTGGCCGCCGCCCGGGACGCGGTGATTCGCGCCGCATCCCTGGTGCCCACGCTGAAGCGGTATGTACTGGAGATGCGGTTCAAGCCGATGCCCCGCTACGAGCAGGGTGCGGTGGTGCACGCCGAGCCGCGGTCACCGTCGTCGGCGGTGGGCACCCTGTTCATCCAGCCCCGGGTGGACACCCGGGACAACCAGAACGTCCTGCTCGACGACGTCATCGGCCCGTGGTTCGCCTTTGTCTGCTGGAGCAACAACCCCCGACAACTGCTGGGGGAGAAGGACTTCGCGGCGTGGAAGTCGCTGGGTGCGGTTTTCGTCGCGCTGCGTCCGATCACCCAGTTGCACTGGACCGGACACGACGACCCCGACGTCATCGTCGTCGGGGACCGTACCGGCGCACTCAAGGCATGGTTCGACGCACACGAAGAGTCGGTGATGTTCCTGCGGCCGGACCGCTGCATCGCCGGCGCCTGCATCGCCCAACGCACACCGGAACTGAGCACGGCCCTGCTCGACACACTCACCTTGACCCCGGGAGGAGGCACCGATGCCACTGGCGCTCTGCTGTATGTCACACAGCCCGCTGCTGAACCTTCCCGGCCCGTCGGCGGAACTACTTGA
- a CDS encoding alpha/beta fold hydrolase, whose protein sequence is MPEFESVWSDLQGVAFSQGYLDAGGVRTRYLHAGDPSKPTLVLLHGSGGHAEAYVRNLEAHAEHFSTWSIDMLGHGYTDKPGHLLEIPHYVEHLAAVLDTIGAQTAHISGESLGGWVASRFAVDHPDRLERLVLNTAGGSQADPEVMKRIITLSMAAAENPSWDTVQARIKWLMADKSKDYDDIVASRQRVYRQPGFVNAMRDIMALQDPEIRQRNLMSPSDYGAIAAPTLVLWTSDDPTADTTEGRRISEMIPGARFEVMQGCGHWPQYEDPKTFNRLHIDFLVGR, encoded by the coding sequence GTGCCGGAGTTCGAGAGCGTCTGGAGTGATCTGCAGGGCGTTGCGTTCTCGCAGGGCTACCTGGATGCCGGCGGAGTGCGCACCCGCTACCTGCACGCCGGCGACCCGAGTAAGCCGACGCTGGTGCTGCTCCATGGCTCGGGTGGCCACGCCGAGGCGTACGTCCGCAACCTCGAGGCGCACGCCGAACACTTCTCGACCTGGTCGATCGACATGCTGGGGCACGGCTACACCGACAAGCCCGGGCACCTGCTGGAGATCCCGCACTACGTCGAGCATCTCGCTGCCGTCCTCGACACCATCGGGGCGCAGACGGCACACATCTCCGGTGAATCGCTGGGCGGCTGGGTCGCGTCGCGGTTCGCCGTCGACCACCCCGACCGGCTCGAGCGGTTGGTGCTGAACACCGCCGGCGGTTCGCAGGCCGACCCCGAGGTGATGAAGCGGATCATCACGCTGTCGATGGCCGCTGCGGAGAACCCGAGCTGGGATACCGTGCAGGCCAGGATCAAGTGGCTGATGGCAGACAAGTCCAAGGACTACGACGACATCGTCGCCAGCCGCCAGCGGGTGTACCGGCAACCCGGGTTCGTCAACGCGATGCGCGACATCATGGCGTTGCAGGATCCAGAGATCCGGCAGCGAAACCTGATGAGCCCCAGCGACTACGGCGCAATCGCCGCGCCGACGCTGGTGCTGTGGACCAGCGACGACCCGACCGCCGACACGACGGAGGGCCGCCGGATCTCGGAGATGATCCCGGGTGCGCGCTTCGAGGTCATGCAAGGCTGCGGGCACTGGCCGCAGTACGAGGATCCCAAGACGTTCAACCGCCTGCACATCGACTTCCTGGTGGGCCGGTGA
- a CDS encoding IclR family transcriptional regulator — protein sequence MTQTPTESPISAAPGSQTLARGLHALQLVAAAKGGLTIQQVADHIGVHRTIAYRLLSTLASYRMVAKAEDGRFRAAAGLAALGASFDNNIRELSMPTLRNLADELDTTVSLLVAEGDQQVAIAVIVPTRVSYQLSFHEGSRYPLDRGAAGIALLASMPVRPGERPLVTRAREQGWIITYGEVEPNTYGLAVPVHRPTGSPHTCINLISHREDVVLHGRESAIAAAQRLSVVLS from the coding sequence ATGACGCAGACACCCACCGAAAGCCCGATCAGCGCTGCGCCGGGGTCACAGACCCTGGCCCGTGGATTGCACGCATTGCAGCTGGTCGCGGCAGCGAAAGGCGGGTTGACCATCCAACAGGTCGCCGACCACATCGGCGTGCATCGGACCATCGCCTACCGACTGCTGAGCACGTTGGCCTCGTACCGGATGGTGGCCAAAGCCGAGGACGGACGGTTCCGCGCCGCGGCCGGGCTCGCCGCTCTGGGTGCCTCGTTCGACAACAACATCCGCGAACTGTCGATGCCGACGCTGCGGAACCTCGCCGACGAGCTCGACACCACGGTGTCGTTATTGGTCGCCGAGGGTGATCAGCAGGTCGCGATCGCCGTCATCGTGCCAACCCGGGTCTCCTATCAGCTGTCCTTCCACGAGGGCAGCCGCTATCCCCTCGACCGCGGCGCGGCCGGTATCGCACTGCTGGCCAGCATGCCGGTGCGGCCGGGCGAACGTCCGTTGGTCACCCGCGCGCGCGAACAGGGCTGGATCATCACCTACGGGGAGGTCGAGCCCAACACCTACGGTCTCGCGGTTCCGGTACACCGGCCGACAGGCTCGCCGCACACGTGTATCAACCTGATCTCACACCGCGAAGATGTGGTGCTGCACGGGCGGGAGTCGGCGATCGCGGCGGCACAGCGACTTTCGGTGGTTTTGAGTTAA